ACCAACTGGTTTTTGTCCCGTAGGGGCGGTTATCATGATTACCCTCGATCGCCAGTACCGGGATGCCAGCTTGCTTAAGGGCTTGCAATGCCAACTGCGCTTGGTTCAGTGTGGCAGGTTGAATATTGCGATGTTCAAATAGATCGCCAGCAATCAAAACAAAATCGACTTGGGGAGCGATCGCATACTTTTCTAGAGCATCGTTAAATGCGTAATAAAAATCTTGGGTGCGCTCCTTGCTGTCATAGCGATCGAACCCTAAATGAATATCAGCCAAGTGAAGGAAGCGTGGCATAGTACAAATACACTAAACTTTAGCTATTGTATGCCATGGATAGCAACCCATTCACGATTGCCCGAACTCGGCTTGCAATGCCTCGTCATTTTCATCAGCGATCGTAGCCACAATCGTAATATTCCGCGATACTTCCGTCGGACTTAACTCTGCTAAGGTTCGCTGGGCACAAACTACCACCTGATCTTCCGAAATCGCAAACCGAGCCTCAAACGTGCTCGACCAGTTCATTTCCATCAGCTTACGCAAAAGCTGCGCTTCGTTTTTGACGGGTAGTTTCAGGACGGCTGCCCAAATCATTAACTCGTCTTCTTCCTGAGTGCCTGCAAGCTGAACAAAAACCTCAACACTGCCATACTTAAATTTCCAGACATAGCCCGGCTCTACATGGCTGACCATGGCGCTTCGGTCTTCTTGAAGGCTAGAAATAACCGTCTCAATAATTTCTACATAGCTTGGAGTGCTTTCGGTTGTAGGAGCGCTGTCAATGTTGTAGGAAGTCATGGGGATCTCTTCGGTTCAGATTGCCTTCCCTAATTTAGCGCTTGTCTGGGCAATGGACATCGCTTTGACAATAAATTTAGGAGTGAAAACCAAGGATGAAGAAAGAACGCCAATGCAAACACAAAGTAAATCCTAGAAGCGACCCTCTTTCCAACCTGTTCGATCGCTCAACCCAACTCCCCATACCCACGTTGCAAACAATAATCTGCTCACCATCTCGCCAAGTCTGTCTGCTCCGACGGGCGTTGAGTTTCACAAGTGGGTAGACTTGTAGATTTTCGTTACACTAATTCATATCCTGTTACTGCTTTAGTCGTTCCCCTACTCGCAATTTATGGCTGACACTCTCACAAAGCTGGCGTATCAAACTTTTCAACAGAGTAAGAGTTATTTTGGACTGGCTCATAAAACTCTTACAACTCAGGTGATGAATCTGGTTTCACCTACAAACTACAAAACTGAACCACTGCCAACCGAGACGCTGTTATTGCTACAAAGTCGACTCAACAAGCTCATTGAGCAAGATTGGCAAGATTCAGAGCAAGGCGTTTATCCATCTGAACTACTGTTCGACAATCCTTGGGAAGACTTTTTTCGCTACTATCCCATGGTTTGGATCGACACAACTCAGACTTGGGAGCGGATTCGAGAAAAGCGCTACCAAGAATTTTCTCCCACTATCAAAACTGACGGATATCCCAAATACTATCTGCAAAACTTTCATTACCAAACGGATGGCTATTTGAGCGATCGCTCTGCTAACCTCTACGACTTACAAGTCGAAATCCTCTTCAATGGTTCAGCCGATGCCATGCGCCGTAGAATTCTGGCTCCTCTTAAGCGAGGCTTAGAAGGCAAGGCCCAGCCAAGAGTACTAGACATTGCTTGCGGCACAGGTCGGACGCTAAAAATGCTGCGTGGCGCATTGCCCAACGCTTCTCTCTACGGCGTTGACTTATCTCCTGCTTATCTTCGCAAGGCAAACCAGTCGCTGTCCGAGGTGTCCGGTGAACTGCCGCAGCTTTTACAAGCAAATGCCGAGGAGTTACCTTACTTAGATGGCTACTTTCAAGCCGTTAGCAACGTGTTTATGTTTCACGAGCTACCTCCTGAAGCCCGTCAGCGAGTGATTGAGCAGTGCTACCGGGTGTTACAACCTGGGGGCGTTTTTGTCATTTGCGACTCTATTCAAGAAGCTGATTCGCCAGAATTTGCACCCATGATGCGAAACTTCCCCACAATGTTTCATGAGCCTTATTACCGTAACTACACCACCGACAATTTAGTAGAGCGATTGGAGCAGGCTGGCTTTGTTTCAGTAGAAACTGAGGTGCATTTTGTCAGCAAGTATTGGGTGGCACGGAAGCCCGCCTAAGGGTTTGCTCAGTTTCTACCAAGATTCATAGGGTAAAACAAAAACGCTGATGAGGGTCTTTAGCAAAAAGGGCACCATCAGCGTTTTTTTCAACGGGCTTAACCTATATCTATCCAACCCTTAATCCATCCAACCCTTAATCCATCCAACCCTTAGTCCATCCAACCAATGTCTATTTCGGAAATCTGCCCTTCCCTTTCCGACGACATAGGGGGAGGAGAACCGGGCTGAGTAGGATGCCGAAAAATTTTGCGGAGCTCAGATTCGTGCTGAGTTTTGTGAGCTACTGCGGCTGGCTCAATTTGTAAAGTTGATTTTGGTTCGGGTTGGGGCACAGCAGCAGACGTATGAATAGGGGCGATCGCTGTCAATGGCTTAGCGTTGACTTCAGATAATTTGAGAATCATTTGCTTTGCTTCTGCTAGCTCTACCTTGAGATGCTCAGCTTGCTTAACTTCTGTTTGTAGCTTCTTTATGAGGCTATCTTTGGCTTCTAAGTCTGCTTTAAGGTCATTAATTTGCTTTAAAAGAATAGAATCCTTGGGTTGAACCGCGTCTAAAGTTGCTTTTAAATCCGAAACTGTGGCTTCTAACCCAACGATTTTCTCCAAAGGAGCCTCTTTTTCAGTTTTAGCTGATGAATTTGGTGAATCTGTTGAACCCGTAGACCGTCTCCTAACCATATCTCCTCCATTCCCAAAGACAGACTAAGGCTTTTAGACGCATCAATGGGATAGACGCAAAGCATTTGTCTCTCATTAAACTTACCATCTTCAGGTGCTTCGTAGGTGTCCCCAAACAGGCTTAAGATGAATTTGAGTTTTTTGGATTTATCTATCGTGGATCAGTTGATTGTTCAAGTGAAACTGCTAATGCGTAGGTGTTTCGCCCTTGGGCTTTAGCTTGATAGAGGGCACGATCTGCTGCGGTAATCAGTGATTCTGGTGGCTGCTGCAAGTTAGGGATTTGGCTACTGATGCCTAGACTCAGGGTGACATTAGAACTGACCGTAGACTGGGCATGAGGTATTTCTAGATGGCAGATTTCTATTTGAATTAGCTGTGCAATGTGAATTGCCCCTTTAAGACTGACATTAGGGAGAATGATAGCGAACTCCTCGCCGCCGTAGCGCGTCACCAAGTCCGCTGCACGTTTCATTACGCGATGCATTGCTTGGGCGATGTCTTTTAGACAAACATCTCCAGCTTGATGACCATAGTGATCGTTATAGCGTTTGAAGTAGTCAATGTCACACAAGATGAGAGAAAGCGGCTCTTGATCTCTGGCAAGGCGCTGCCATTCTTGGCGGAGGTGTAAATCAAAGTGACGACGATTTGCGATCGCGGTCACACTGTCGAAATAAGCAACATACTGCAACTCCTGGTTCACGTCTTCTATGGCTTGTTTTGCCTGTGCCAGTTCGATCGCTTGTCTCTGAAGCTGTTGGTTTTGCTGCTGGAGTTGCTGCGTGAGTGCTTGAATGCGTAAATGGGTTGTAATTCGGGCAAGTAATTCCTCGCGCTGAATCGGCTTAGTTACATAATCCACTGCGCCTACTTCAAATCCTTTAACCTTATCTTCAGTGTCTGACAAAGCCGACATAAAAATTACAGGAATAGCGCAAGTTCTCTCGTTCAGCTTGAGCCGTCGACAGGTTTCAAAGCCGTCCATATTGGGCATCAAGACATCAAGTAAAATCAGGTGCGGTTGGGCATCTTGTGCTCGCTTTAAGCCACTGTTACCGTCTTGAGCCACCAGAACTTTGAAACCTTTTTCTTCTAACGAATAGACTGCAAAACTTAGGTTATCAGGGTTGTCATCAATAATGAGAACCGTGGAAGGAGAAGGAGAAGGCAAGCCGGGGTCAAGCGGGAAGGATGGCTGATTCACAGGCTTCTCTCCGGATAGAGATATCTTTCAACTAGAGGGGCGATCGCCTGCTCTAAGAACTCTTGTACTGAGTCTTTAATCTTACTCGCAAATGAAATACAGCGATCGTTTTGCTGTCCGGGATAGATTGCCCGTTTTTGAATGTTTTGCCTACTGCTCAACATGGCTAATCTAGACAAACTCTCTACAACCTGAGCCGCTAAAGGACAAAACGATTGCGTAGAAAAATGAGTGGGCAGCACTATCGAAGCAACAACCTTGAGAAAAATCTGCTCAAGCCAAAAGATTGATCCCTTGTCGCATCCGCTGGCATGTTGGAGCTTGCTGCTAGAAGGTTTTACCCCTTGCTGTCTCATGACCATGCTCAGGCAAGAATGTTCTGAGCAAACACACGGCTCAGCTTGATCCGGCTCAGTAAGATTGATGATATGACCCAGAAAATTGAGCAAGACTTGGGATAAGACTATCTTCCTAGCGCATATTTCAGTAGACAAACTAGAGAAAATCTTACTCTGGAAGCGCATGGCTTTTTCGATCGCCCGCATTTGAGTAGCAATTATTATATCATCCGCAAAAGTCCGCCGATGAGCAGCGCCAAGAGCAGTGCCAGGATAGATTTCGAGTCTACAGGCTTCAGTTCTAAATATCTCAACGTCGTTAAGCAGCTTCTGCAAATGTAAGCCGAATGGATGAAGAATGCAAAAACTATCAGTTCGGCACTTGAGTATGTCGTCTTTCTCAGACATATCCTTACCAACTCCATGGCGTTCGGTATTGAAATTGAGCCGATAGTTGGGATACTTAATAAATTGCCCCATCTACTAAAAATTTGGAATGACTCAAACTGATTCAGGCTCAAGACGGGTCTTCATCTGTGGTTCTGCACTGAGGGGTCAACCTGATCACCAAAATCTTCAAGCGGCTCAGTTCATCCGCGAAACCAAGACTAGACCGCTCTATCGCTTCCATGCTGTTGCCGATGGCTGGCATCCTGCCATTTACGCAGTCGCAGAAGGAGGGATGTCTATCCCTGGAGAAGTTTATGAACTGACAATGGAACAATATGATCATTTGATTACTACAGAACCGCCCAATATGTATCCTGGCAATATTGTCTTGGAGGATGGTGAAACTGTGACGGCAATTCTTTACCCACGTGCCTTAGTGGAACAATACAACTGGCCCGATATTTCTCACTATGGTGGCTGGGCAGCTTATAAAAAAGCTGTAGCGTTGCTCTAAGCTTAAAGCAGAATGACTTTAGTTGGCTGGACTAGGGGAATCGTGTGAGATTGTAAGAAATTGATTTTACCCACTTCCAACGCTTGGAACATAACACTTGCGAATTTATGATAATGAGAAGAAACATAAGCATTACTTTTGTTCCTAGCTTTTCTCTAGCCCCTTTCGAGCAACGAACAGACATCATTCAGTATGGTTAAAACCATTTGCATTCGTGGCTTTTCCCACGCCTATGAGTTATCAGAACCGACTGACTCTCCTACTGTTTTAGTATTTGTCCATGGTTGGCTTCTCAGTCGTGCTTACTGGCAGCCCGTCATTGAGCGGTTGTCATCCCGGTTTCAATGTCTCTCCTACGATCTGCGGGGGTTTGGTGAGTCTCAGCCTGGAAGCGCAGAGGCAAAATCTGTAGCATCAATGGAGAGAACGATCGCCTCCGAAGCACCCCAAGAAGTCACCACTGTTCCCAGAGTTGCATCGCCCCCTTGCTCCCCATACGCAACCGTAGACCCTACATCATCGTTGCTGCCTACCGAATCCTTTGCTTATTCGCCAGCCGCCTATGCCCAAGACCTTACTTCTCTCTTACACAACCTCAATATCACTCGCGCTTGGTTAATTGGTCACTCTTTGGGCGGAGCGATCGCGCTTTGGGCGGCTGATCAAGCGCCAGGCACAATATTAGGCGTTATCTGCATCAACGCTGGAGGCGGTATCTACATTAAAAAAGAATTTGAGAAGTTTCGGGCGGCAGGTCAACAAATTATCAAGTTTCGCCCTCAGTGGCTTGCTTCCATACCGCTTTTAGACTTGGTGTTAACTGGGGCGCTGGCTCAGATGAGCGTTACCCAACCCCTAACCCGGTTGTGGGGCAAGCAACGTCTGTTAGATTTGCTCAGCGCTCATCCTGAAGCGGCGATCGGTGCCCTACTCGAATCTACTACTGAAACCGAGGTTCACCTGTTACCACAAGTTGTAGCCCGCCTTCAGCAGCCTGTCCATTTCATTGCGGGCGTTAATGACACGGTCATGGAGCCAAAATATGTGCGTCATCTTGCTAGTTTCCACGCCTCTTTTGAATGCTGCGGCAGCAATGTGACTCACATTGCAAACTGTGGACATTTAGCAATGCTAGAGCAACCTGAAACCGTTGCTGACGAGATTTGGCGAATTTTAGCAATGCATCAAGCTTGATTTTCTTTGATATTTCTTCCTAATGTGTCTCACTGTTGATATAACCGCATCACCTCAGAAATTGCCAATCTTGACTGTGCCCCTAGTGTCAACGCTGAAGTGTGTCCACGGTTAAGGTGGTCGGCAGCGGCGCAAGCAATCATGGCAGCATTGTCGCTACAAAATTGAAGGGGCGGAAACAGTACGCGAATATTGTGTGGAGCCGCCGCCGCTTGTAGCTGCTGCCGTAGCCCACTATTAGCCGCCACACCACCGCCTACAGCGATCGCCGTAAACCCATAGTCTAAAGCACAGGCGATCGCCCGTTTCGTCAGCGATCGCGCCACCGTCTCTTGAAAGCTTGCCGCCAAATCATTTACGGGTAGAGGCTCACCCGTCTGCTCTAGCTTTTGAACTAATCGCAAGGTCGCTGTCTTCAACCCACTAAAACTAGAGTCATAGCGGTGATAGCCTCCTTCTGGCAAAGATACCTGACCTTCGGGCAGTGGGAATGCATGGCGATCGCCTGCCCTCGCCAGCCGATCGATGACCGGGCCACCCGGATACCCTAAGTGCATCAGCCGCGCCACTTTATCAAAGGCTTCTCCGGCTGCATCATCGCGGGTTTGCCCCAAAATCTTGTATTCTCCACAATCCTTGACTTCAATCAAGCTCGTATGTCCGCCCGATACCAACAAACACAAAAAAGGCGGCTTTAGATCGGGTGTGCTGAGGTATGAGGCGTAAATATGTCCTTCCAGGTGATGAATGCCCAAAAAAGGCTTTTGGTGCACCATGGCAAGAGTTTTACCTGCGGTCAGCCCGACCAGTAGTGCCCCTACAAGTCCAGGGGCACAAGTAGCGGCAATCCCGTCAATGTCTGCCCAGCTTAATTGGGCTTGCTGAAAGGCTTGGGCGATCGCCCCATTGACCGTTTCCACATGCTGCCGCGAAGCCACTTCCGGCACCACGCCGCCATACTGCTGATGGATTTCAATCTGCGACGAAACGATGTTGCTGAGGATCTGGCGATCGTCTAATTCTGGGTCATGACGAACAATTGCCACCGCAGTTTCATCACAGCTTGTTTCAATGGCTAAGACCGTTGACATGGGAGAGGGTATCAAGAAACGTAAAGATCTTTTAACAGCCTATCTTGTAGGGGCTACTCCTGAGGGTATTATTGCTCTGATAGTCCAAATTTCTTGTACAGATAACTTCAATTTTTGTACGAAAAACTTTGTTTTGTAAAATATGGGAAACAACTCCATGCGAAGATTGTTTGCTCTGATCCTGCTCATGGGTCTTTGGCTCAACTTTGTTCCTCCTGCTGCTGCCGATGTCGCCGGATTAACACCCTGTAATGAGTCCAAAGCCTTCCTGCAGCGTGCCGCGAACGCCCCCAAAACGCCTCAAGCTAAAGCTCGTTTCGAGTCCTATGGTCAACAAGCTCTCTGTGGCACCGAAGGTCTACCTCATTTGATCGTAGACGGTCGGCTTAGTCACGCAGGCGACTTTACTATCCCAAGCCTTCTCTTCCTGTACATTGCAGGCTGGATTGGCTGGGTAGGTCGTGCTTATGTCATTTCGGTTCGGGGTGACAAGAATCCTGAACTGAGCGAAGTGATCATTGATGTTCCTCGCGCCATCAGAATTATGTTGACTGGCTTTACTTGGCCCCTCGCCGCCTTCGGAGAGTACACATCGGGCAAGCTAACTGCGAAGAATGATGAGATTACTGTTTCACCCCGCTAGGCTCAAAAGTCTGCCGTTCACTCTTGGAGTATGTCTATGCAGTATTTTGTGAAATATCTTTCCACTGCCCCAGTGCTGGCAACCGTTTGGATGATTATCACTGCCGGAATTTTGATTGAATTCAATCGATTTTTCCCTGATCTATTATTCCATCCTCTTCCTTAAGAGGCGATCGCGTTAGGGCTAGAAAGCTCTTATCCCAACCTACAAGAGAGAGGCAGACTAAACTCTAGTCTGCCTCTCTCTTGCTTTCTGTAGATCTATTACAAAAGAAACTCTGAGAACCTTTGCCTGGTTCTTCAAGATATAAGCTGCTTAAATGCTCTAGAGGCAGAAAAATCATCCGTAATATTACAGAAGAATTTACAATATCTTCATAGCTACACGTATCCAAAAATATAAGTAGAGTTACGGCAAATAGCTCTATACGTTTGATACTTGCATTCTCCCTAGAATTCTCTGAGAAAATTGCCAAAGCTTTTGAAATCAGGAAATCGCGCTAAAAAACTCTCTTATCTCATCACTTTTATCTGCTTCTTTTAGTCAAATCTCTCCATACTTGCTCTGAGCTATAAAGCGTTCTAAGAGAAAACTAGGTCATTATTTATACTAATTTTGATGAAGTTGGTGCATCCTACTGAGGCATGTAGTTTTTGGGCTGCTTACGTTGGATTTAGCTAAATATTAATGGCTAGTTCCAAGTGAACAGCTCTGATAAATGAACAAACGAATTGGCTACTTTATTCCAGAGTTTCCGGGACAAACTCATATTTTTTTTTGGCGCGAGATTCAGGTTCTTGAGAGCATGGGCATTCAGGTCGATATTATCTCTACCCAACCTCCTGCTGCTAACCTTATGTCTCATACATGGGCTAAGGCAGCTCAGCGCCGAACCACTTATCTAACCCCACCGACCCTTTGTAATTTTTTGGGCATGGGGCTAGCGCTCGTTCAAGGCGGGCTGAAGTCATGGCTTACTTGTTTACAGATAATTCAACAGGCAAAAGATTTATCTGTCGCTGACAAACTGCGTCTATTTGCCTTCATGCTGGTCGGGGCAGAGGTATCTTACATTGCTAAGCAACAGCAGTGGCAGCATTTGCACGTTCACTCTTGTGCAAACTCAGCAAATATAGCCCTGTTTTCTTCTCTTATTTCTGGGCTGCCTTACAGCATCACGCTTCATGGTCCGCTTGAGGATTATGGTTCTAACCAAGCTCAGAAGTGGTCTAAAGCTAAGTTTGGAATTGTCATTACACAAAAGCTTTACGAAGAAGTTCACCAGTTGCTTGCAGATAATCTTCCGGAACAAGTAGCGATCGCCCCTATGGGAGTGAATGCTTCCGTTTTCCAACGCACTCATCCCTATCTACCTTGGGATAAACAAACAAATTTCCGAATTTTTAGCTGTGGACGGCTTAATCACTGTAAAGGACATGCTGATTTAATTGAAGCGATCGCCCTTCTTCGTCAACAAGGCATCCCAGCAACACTAGAAATTGCTGGAGAAGATGAACAGGGTGGAACCGGATATCGTAAAGAACTAGAATCTTTAATTCAGCGTCTTAATCTAGCAGATTCAGTTCGCCTTCTCGGAGCTACTTCAGAAGAGACTATCAAAACCAGCCTCGAAAACGCTCACATATTTGCTTTGGCTAGTCTACACGAACCGCTTGGTGTTGCCATTATGGAGGCGATGGCAATGGAAGTGCCTGTTGTTGTGACTGGGTCAGGTGGGGTAAAAGAGCTAATTGAACAGGGTGTAGATGGATTATTAGTTGAGCCACAAGCACCGCCGCAATTGGCAGATGCCATTCTAAAGTTGTTGGTCGATCGCCAACTCGCTCAACAACTTGGAACCGCAGGTCGAGTAAAAGTTATCCAGCAGTTTCATAGCAAACGCAGTGCAGAAACATTGGTAAATCTGATTTGGGCACCTTCAGAGTTCGATTCTCAGGAGGTTAAAGTACCAGTTGGCATTCGTAGTAGATAACTATGACTTCGAGGAGCCGTTACAGAGGGCGGCGATCGCCGCCCTCTGTGCTTCTGTAAACTCAGCCCCTTACTTGTACTCAATTAATTGGTTTCGTTGTCCTAACAGACGATTCCAATGAAATTTGATCTGACCGACTAAATTTGGAAACTTACCCACTACGCATGAACCTGCGTAAAGCAGAGAATCCTGAGTGCCCCAACCTCGTTGCCGACCATAGCAAAAAATCCGAAAAGCAATCAAGGGATAAGCAGCAAACAAAAGTAAACTCCATCCCCCTGTCAACTTGGCACCACCCAGAGCCAGCAAAGGGACTAGCCCACCCCAAGTCCAAATGCTGCGGCTCTCCTTGACCCAATATCGTTCTGGGTCGCGTCCATGCAGCCAAGCTCCTTCTGCATAGGCATGACCTGCCCGCAAAACCCGCTTCCACCACTGGTCAAACCGCATCATATCCGCATCATGCAGAGTCATTTCAGCATCCACCCGGACGATCTTCCACCCTTGCTGCCGCAACCTTAGACATAGCTCAGGCTCTTCCCCAGCAATCAAGTTTGAAGCAAAGCCCAGAGCCTGCTGAAATGCAGCCACGCGGTACATGGCATCACCGCCGCAGGCATCTGCCTCGCCAATAGGCGTATCCCATTCTAAGTCGCACAGGCGGTTATAAGGCGATCGCTCTGGAAACCTCTCTCGCCTTCGACCACAGACTGCTGCAACTTCTAAATGAGCTTCTAATTCTTGTTGTGCTTGGTCGAGCCAACCTGCAACAATTTCACAGTCTCCATCTACAAACTGAACAAACTTGAGATCCGGTGTCATTTCCAGAAGGCGTGAGAATCCAGCGTTGCGGGCTCGTGCCGCCGTAAATGATAGCGATAGATCAAGCTCTACAACTTCGACTTGAAGCGATCGTGCCAGTTCTACACTGCCATCTGTCGAGCCAGAGTCTACATAAACAATGGTAGAAATCTTGCCAAGGGCAGACTTCAAGCACACTTCCAGCCGTCGCCCCTCATTTCGACCAATTGCTACAAGCCCGACCTGTGCCAAAGTCTCTATCTCCTGTCTATTGATGGGACTGTATCACATAGCCAAGTAAGCTAGTTTGCCGCCTATAAAAGTTAAACTAATTAAGCAACACCTTTTCAAAGACAACACCATCTCCATAGTTACGTGCCGCTAATGAAATTTCATCTAAAGCAGAAGACTTGTCCATACTTCGCCGCTCACCAATAAACTGACTACTTCAGATCTCTAGAGAGCTAACGGTTCTTCCACCAAAGATTCGTGCAAGGCAGGCTGTTGCTGATCCCAGTAATCTGGCTTCATAGGCGATCGTCCTACCATCCAATCGTAAACCTCTAGCATTTTTCGAGCCTTTGCTTCCCAAGAATAATACTTTAGAGCATGTTGATGGGCTGCCAGCCCCAACTGAGAAATCCGCTCAGGATTCTCAACCAGTTGCTCTAGCGCTTCCGTGTAGCTTTGTACCAATTGGTTCAGATCACCCATCGGAACCTTAACTCCCCGGTCTGAATCAATGAAAACACCAGGACCACCATAATCTACCACCACACAGGCTAACCCAGAAGCCATCGCCTCAACTACAACTCCTCCTCCCAGTTCGCGAATTGAGGGAAAGGCGAAAATGTCCGCCTGCTGCATTACAGTTGGAAACTCACTATAAGGGACACTATCAACAAACTCAACACAGTCAGAGAGACTATGCTCTTCTACAATTTTGTCCAACCTAGGACGTTCAGGTCCATCACCAATAATGACTAGTTTGTGTTTTTGCAGTATTGGGCTAGCTGCAAACGCCTTAACAACCACCTCTGGAAGCTTATAAGGCACTAACCTACCTGCAAACAATATCGTTAAGCGCTCACGCCCACTCCGATCTGATAAACCAAACATACTGGGTTCATAGCCAGTATCAGGAAAATTAATTACTTTTGTCCTAGATTCGACAGGTAAATCGTTGATGGTATGGGCATGGGCAGCCAAGATACCTGCTGAATGTTTATAAGTAGAACGATGGTAGGGAAGAAACTTGGAAAACCCTCTTAAGTAAGTCATCCACTCTCGCTCTCGCAAGAGTTCATTCCTAAAAAATTTAGGCCAGGGTAAAGCGCCATTCAAAGGACCCACCAGAAAAGGAACAGGGCAGCGCTCTGCCATGAAACTAGGTAAAGTCGGCGACATTGGGGTAATGCGATGAACCATGTCAAAATGACCATTCTTCAAGTCATTCTTAAAGTGGTTCCAAACTGCCGATTCAAATACTAAATAGCTTGGATAATCCATCGCCATTTGAGTTGTCCAAGCAGAATCTTTACCGCCTCGAATGAGCCATGACAATTGAGAGAGCGGAGCGGCAAACCATTCGGTATCTAGGTAAACGATCTTAGCGTTTCCAATGCCCTTCCGATCGATATTCGGCTTGTTCCGAATTTGGGTCACGACGGTCACATCTGCATACTTGGACATCGTACAAGCAAATTTGTGCGCCAGAATAGGAAGAGACGGCCAGTCCGGATTACAGTAATCAGCCAGCAGTAAAACGCGTATTTTAGGACAATCTTGACTGTTCTCAAAATTATTTGGCTTCATTTCTGTATCCGTCATGTATTAAGCCCTCTTAAACTAGTAAGCTCCAGCAATAAATTGAACAGCTACTGCACCCACTACTTGATTAGATGTTCAGCAAACTAAGACTGGAATCTATCACTAGAAGATGAATTCCTTTGTTGCCTCATCAGTACCTGCGTCATAGATCCCGTAATCTTTATAACTATTATCCCCAAATGCAGAATGCTTGCGCTATGCCAGTAGATGATTTCATACAAAGCTCATGTTTCCCACGATTCTGATTAAAGTTTTGAAGAACGATACGGCTGCATGTCCTAGAGATTTCTACATTAAAAAACTGTAAGTCAACTTGATTTACCCTTATTACGCTCTTTCTGCTATTGTTCTTTATTCTGGTTATTCAAAATGAAAGCTTGGCATAATTCTTTGTTAAAAAGCGGCGCTTAGCTTAATTTACTTGCATCCCTACCTTGTTATATCAGCAGAGTATCAAGAATAAACCCGACGGTAGTATTCTTGATACTCTGCTGATAACAAAGGTTGCCACCAATCCTGGTGGTTCAGGTACCATTGAACCGTGCGGCGTAGACCACCTTCTACAGTTTCTGCTGGGGTCCAGCCTAGTTCAGTCCGAATTTTTGTGGCATCAATGGCATAACGGCGATCGTGTCCCAGACGATCTTTGACAAAGGTGATTAGGCTCTGCGCTGGGCGAACAGGCATCTCTGGAGCCATCTCATTCATGAGTTCACAGAGCATTTCCACAAGCTCAATGTTTTTGACCTCATTATTGCCACCAATGTTATATGTCTCACCCGGCGTACCTTTGTGGATTACTGCCTCTACTGCACTACAGTGGTCTCCTACATAGAGCCAGTCTCTAATGTTTTGCCCATCTCCATAAACTGGGAGTGGTTTTCCCATTAAAATGTTGATGCAGATGAGCGGAATCAACTTTTCTGGGAAGTGATAAGGACCATAGTTGTTGGAACAATTGGTCATTAGGGTAGGTAAGCCGTAGGTGTGATAATATGCC
The DNA window shown above is from Timaviella obliquedivisa GSE-PSE-MK23-08B and carries:
- the psaJ gene encoding photosystem I reaction center subunit IX; amino-acid sequence: MQYFVKYLSTAPVLATVWMIITAGILIEFNRFFPDLLFHPLP
- a CDS encoding glycosyltransferase, whose product is MAQVGLVAIGRNEGRRLEVCLKSALGKISTIVYVDSGSTDGSVELARSLQVEVVELDLSLSFTAARARNAGFSRLLEMTPDLKFVQFVDGDCEIVAGWLDQAQQELEAHLEVAAVCGRRRERFPERSPYNRLCDLEWDTPIGEADACGGDAMYRVAAFQQALGFASNLIAGEEPELCLRLRQQGWKIVRVDAEMTLHDADMMRFDQWWKRVLRAGHAYAEGAWLHGRDPERYWVKESRSIWTWGGLVPLLALGGAKLTGGWSLLLFAAYPLIAFRIFCYGRQRGWGTQDSLLYAGSCVVGKFPNLVGQIKFHWNRLLGQRNQLIEYK
- a CDS encoding Photosystem I reaction center subunit III, with the translated sequence MRRLFALILLMGLWLNFVPPAAADVAGLTPCNESKAFLQRAANAPKTPQAKARFESYGQQALCGTEGLPHLIVDGRLSHAGDFTIPSLLFLYIAGWIGWVGRAYVISVRGDKNPELSEVIIDVPRAIRIMLTGFTWPLAAFGEYTSGKLTAKNDEITVSPR
- a CDS encoding glycosyltransferase family 4 protein, which produces MSKYADVTVVTQIRNKPNIDRKGIGNAKIVYLDTEWFAAPLSQLSWLIRGGKDSAWTTQMAMDYPSYLVFESAVWNHFKNDLKNGHFDMVHRITPMSPTLPSFMAERCPVPFLVGPLNGALPWPKFFRNELLREREWMTYLRGFSKFLPYHRSTYKHSAGILAAHAHTINDLPVESRTKVINFPDTGYEPSMFGLSDRSGRERLTILFAGRLVPYKLPEVVVKAFAASPILQKHKLVIIGDGPERPRLDKIVEEHSLSDCVEFVDSVPYSEFPTVMQQADIFAFPSIRELGGGVVVEAMASGLACVVVDYGGPGVFIDSDRGVKVPMGDLNQLVQSYTEALEQLVENPERISQLGLAAHQHALKYYSWEAKARKMLEVYDWMVGRSPMKPDYWDQQQPALHESLVEEPLAL
- a CDS encoding glycosyltransferase family 4 protein, with the protein product MNKRIGYFIPEFPGQTHIFFWREIQVLESMGIQVDIISTQPPAANLMSHTWAKAAQRRTTYLTPPTLCNFLGMGLALVQGGLKSWLTCLQIIQQAKDLSVADKLRLFAFMLVGAEVSYIAKQQQWQHLHVHSCANSANIALFSSLISGLPYSITLHGPLEDYGSNQAQKWSKAKFGIVITQKLYEEVHQLLADNLPEQVAIAPMGVNASVFQRTHPYLPWDKQTNFRIFSCGRLNHCKGHADLIEAIALLRQQGIPATLEIAGEDEQGGTGYRKELESLIQRLNLADSVRLLGATSEETIKTSLENAHIFALASLHEPLGVAIMEAMAMEVPVVVTGSGGVKELIEQGVDGLLVEPQAPPQLADAILKLLVDRQLAQQLGTAGRVKVIQQFHSKRSAETLVNLIWAPSEFDSQEVKVPVGIRSR
- the rfbB gene encoding dTDP-glucose 4,6-dehydratase; the protein is MSRELRKLLVTGGAGFIGSNFVHHWYSQYPGDRIVVLDALTYAGDRQTLADLEGKANLRFVQGDICDRLLVDTLLKEEAIDLLVHFAAESHVDRSILGPGAFVQTNVVGTFTLLEAFRQHWMLAEQPDTYRFHHISTDEVYGSLEPDEPGFSEKTPYAPNSPYSASKAGSDHLVRAYYHTYGLPTLMTNCSNNYGPYHFPEKLIPLICINILMGKPLPVYGDGQNIRDWLYVGDHCSAVEAVIHKGTPGETYNIGGNNEVKNIELVEMLCELMNEMAPEMPVRPAQSLITFVKDRLGHDRRYAIDATKIRTELGWTPAETVEGGLRRTVQWYLNHQDWWQPLLSAEYQEYYRRVYS